In Micromonospora sp. WMMD980, the following are encoded in one genomic region:
- a CDS encoding WYL domain-containing protein — protein sequence MSRTRTERLVNLVICLLSTRRFLTAAQIAATVPGYEHDPDDAKDHEAFQRKFERDKAELRELGVPLETGTASVFDAEPGYRIAHREYALPDIPLEPDEAAAVGIAARLWQHAGLAAAASSGLAKLRAAGIDVDPQATLGLEPMVTVDPAFAPLTAAARDRREVSFDYRVPDRDAPTRRRVQPWGVVCWRGRWYVVGHDLDRAATRCFRLSRVVGAVRSTGEPGAYEPPAGVDLISHVARWSGPVERTGRATVLVTPGRAAGLRRWAVESDAGPDADRLVLPYADADFLAGQIVGYGPDVRVLEPPEVREAVIQRLKEVAARHDELAVAGGAR from the coding sequence GTGTCCCGGACCCGTACCGAACGCCTGGTCAACCTGGTGATCTGCCTGCTGTCCACGCGGCGTTTCCTGACCGCCGCCCAGATCGCCGCGACCGTGCCCGGCTACGAGCACGACCCGGACGACGCCAAGGACCACGAGGCGTTCCAGCGCAAGTTCGAGCGGGACAAGGCCGAGCTGCGGGAGTTGGGCGTGCCGCTGGAGACCGGGACGGCGAGCGTCTTCGACGCCGAGCCGGGCTACCGGATCGCCCACCGGGAGTACGCGCTGCCCGACATCCCGCTGGAGCCGGACGAGGCGGCCGCGGTGGGCATCGCGGCGCGGCTGTGGCAGCACGCCGGCCTGGCCGCCGCCGCGTCGTCCGGGCTGGCGAAGCTGCGCGCGGCCGGCATCGACGTGGATCCGCAGGCCACCCTGGGCCTGGAGCCGATGGTCACGGTCGACCCGGCGTTCGCGCCGCTGACCGCCGCCGCGCGGGACCGGCGCGAGGTCAGCTTCGACTACCGGGTGCCGGACCGGGACGCGCCGACGCGCCGCCGGGTGCAGCCGTGGGGTGTGGTCTGCTGGCGCGGCCGGTGGTATGTGGTCGGCCACGACCTGGACCGGGCGGCGACGCGCTGCTTCCGGCTCTCCCGGGTGGTGGGCGCGGTCCGCTCGACCGGCGAGCCGGGCGCCTACGAGCCGCCCGCCGGGGTGGACCTGATCAGCCACGTGGCCCGCTGGTCGGGGCCGGTGGAGCGCACCGGCCGGGCGACCGTGCTGGTGACGCCGGGGCGCGCCGCCGGGTTGCGGCGCTGGGCGGTGGAGAGCGACGCCGGCCCGGACGCCGACCGGCTGGTGCTGCCGTACGCCGACGCCGACTTCCTGGCCGGCCAGATCGTCGGGTACGGCCCGGACGTGCGGGTGCTGGAGCCGCCGGAGGTGCGCGAGGCGGTCATCCAGCGGTTGAAGGAGGTCGCCGCCCGGCACGACGAGCTGGCGGTCGCCGGGGGTGCCCGGTGA
- a CDS encoding cation diffusion facilitator family transporter gives MAEAEVKTESVGTVVVAGAANLAIAIAKLVAGLISGSAAMLSEAAHSVADTTTELLLYLALRRGARPADPRHPFGYGKESYVWAFLAALFTFVAGAGFAITHGVTTILVHEHTGNYLTAYVVLAISFAIESVSLARAVRQVRGESRRWRTTPRRYLRLTADTTVKAVFLEDSAALVGLLIAAAGLTLSHLTGDELYDGVASILIGVLLLVVAAILAHSNISLLVGRAVSERTHQQIEQELARLPTVDRIDTLMTMFLGPEDILVAAKVDFRDDATGAEIEAASDEAERRLNARFPEIAYVFLDPTRSRGAGSRARTTQDEPGRPVDQDA, from the coding sequence ATGGCGGAAGCGGAAGTCAAGACCGAGAGCGTCGGCACCGTCGTGGTGGCCGGCGCGGCGAACCTCGCCATCGCGATCGCCAAGCTCGTCGCGGGCCTGATCTCCGGCTCCGCGGCGATGCTCTCCGAGGCCGCCCACTCGGTCGCCGACACCACCACCGAGCTGCTGCTCTACCTGGCGCTGCGCCGCGGCGCACGGCCCGCCGACCCCCGGCACCCCTTCGGGTACGGCAAGGAGAGCTACGTCTGGGCGTTCCTCGCCGCGCTGTTCACGTTCGTGGCCGGTGCGGGCTTCGCCATCACCCACGGCGTCACCACCATCCTGGTGCACGAGCACACCGGGAACTACCTGACCGCGTACGTCGTGCTGGCGATCTCGTTCGCCATCGAGTCGGTGTCGCTGGCCCGGGCGGTGCGGCAGGTGCGCGGCGAGTCACGGCGCTGGCGCACCACCCCCCGCCGCTACCTGCGGCTCACCGCCGACACCACGGTCAAGGCGGTCTTCCTGGAGGACAGCGCCGCGCTGGTCGGCCTGCTCATCGCCGCCGCCGGGCTCACCCTGTCCCACCTCACCGGCGACGAACTCTACGACGGCGTCGCCTCGATCCTCATCGGCGTGCTGCTGCTCGTGGTCGCCGCCATCCTGGCCCACAGCAACATCTCGTTGCTGGTCGGCCGGGCCGTCTCCGAGCGGACCCACCAGCAGATCGAGCAGGAGCTGGCGCGGCTGCCCACCGTCGACCGCATCGACACGCTGATGACCATGTTCCTCGGCCCGGAGGACATCCTCGTCGCCGCCAAGGTCGACTTCCGCGACGACGCCACCGGCGCCGAGATCGAGGCCGCCTCCGACGAGGCCGAACGGCGCCTCAACGCCCGGTTCCCGGAGATCGCGTACGTCTTCCTCGACCCGACCCGCTCCCGCGGCGCCGGCAGTCGCGCCCGGACCACCCAGGACGAGCCCGGCCGACCGGTCGACCAGGACGCCTGA
- a CDS encoding DUF3866 family protein codes for MVRWRSGTVTAVRRRWSGAVELDVELPDGAPMRALAYPALVGDPEAGDRVLLNANALLMGLGTGGYALVVALPDRLPADPPRAVDTRDAGHLVKARYTPLQPILLGVDEEASPHHARLAAAESIDGMPVVTADLHSALPAILAGAHADAPGARVAYLLTDGGALPAWFSRTLAGLAGHLAGTVTVGQAFGGDLEASTLHSGLLAARHVLDADLAIVAQGPGNLGTGTRWGFSGVAVGEAVNAVATLGGRPVGSLRVSAADPRPRHRGVSHHSLTAYGRVALAPAELVVPDGLDTELAAAVAAALAPLADRHRIVTVPADGLDAALRASPVSLSTMGRGLDADHAYFLAAAAAGRHAAGLLA; via the coding sequence ATGGTGCGATGGCGGTCCGGCACGGTCACGGCGGTACGGCGACGGTGGTCCGGCGCCGTCGAACTCGACGTGGAGCTGCCCGACGGCGCCCCGATGCGGGCCCTGGCCTACCCGGCGCTGGTCGGCGACCCCGAGGCCGGCGACCGCGTGCTGCTCAACGCCAACGCCCTGCTGATGGGTCTCGGCACCGGCGGGTACGCGCTCGTCGTCGCGCTGCCCGACCGGCTTCCCGCCGACCCGCCGCGGGCCGTCGACACCCGGGACGCCGGGCACCTGGTCAAGGCCCGCTACACCCCGCTGCAACCGATCCTGCTCGGCGTGGACGAGGAAGCCTCCCCGCACCACGCCCGGCTGGCCGCCGCCGAGTCGATCGACGGGATGCCGGTGGTCACCGCCGACCTGCACTCCGCCCTGCCGGCGATCCTGGCCGGCGCGCACGCCGACGCCCCCGGCGCCCGGGTGGCCTACCTGCTCACCGACGGCGGAGCGCTGCCCGCCTGGTTCTCCCGCACCCTTGCCGGGCTCGCCGGCCACCTCGCCGGCACCGTCACCGTCGGGCAGGCGTTCGGCGGCGACCTGGAGGCCAGCACCCTGCACAGCGGCCTGCTCGCCGCCCGGCACGTGCTCGACGCCGACCTGGCGATCGTCGCCCAGGGTCCGGGCAACCTCGGCACCGGCACCCGCTGGGGCTTCTCCGGCGTCGCCGTCGGCGAGGCCGTCAACGCCGTCGCAACGCTCGGCGGGCGCCCGGTCGGCTCGCTGCGCGTCTCCGCCGCCGACCCCCGACCCCGACACCGCGGCGTCTCCCACCACAGCCTCACCGCGTACGGCCGGGTCGCGCTGGCCCCCGCGGAGCTGGTCGTGCCGGACGGCCTCGACACGGAGCTGGCGGCGGCCGTCGCGGCGGCGCTGGCGCCCCTGGCCGACCGGCACCGGATCGTCACCGTGCCCGCCGACGGCCTCGACGCGGCGCTGCGGGCCAGCCCGGTCAGCCTGTCGACGATGGGTCGCGGCCTCGACGCCGACCACGCCTACTTCCTGGCCGCCGCCGCCGCCGGCCGGCACGCCGCCGGCCTGCTCGCCTGA
- the pafA gene encoding Pup--protein ligase has protein sequence MERRIFGIETEYGVTCTYRGQRRLSPDEVARYLFRRVVSWGRSSNVFLRNGARLYLDVGSHPEYATPECDSVTDLVAHDRAGERILEGLLVDAEKRLHDEGIAGEIYLFKNNTDSAGNSYGCHENYLVSRHGEFGRLADVLIPFLVTRQLICGAGKVLQTPRGAVYCLSQRAEHIWEGVSSATTRSRPIINTRDEPHADAERYRRLHVIVGDSNMNEVTTLLKVGTADIVLRMIEAGVVMRDLTLENPIRAIREVSHDITGRRKVRLASGKEVSALEIQQEYLAKATEFVERRGGDQTAKRVVDLWARVLRAVETGDLDPVAREIDWVSKLKLIERYQRKHDLPLSHPRVAQMDLAYHDLRRGRGLYGLLERRGEVDRVATDPEIFEAKETPPQTTRARLRGEFIRHAQEKRRDFTVDWVHLKLNDQAQRTVLCKDPFRAYDERVERLIASM, from the coding sequence ATGGAACGGCGAATCTTCGGCATCGAGACCGAGTACGGCGTCACCTGCACCTATCGCGGGCAGCGCCGGCTGTCCCCCGACGAGGTCGCGCGGTACCTGTTCCGGCGGGTGGTGTCGTGGGGTCGGTCGAGCAACGTGTTCCTCCGCAACGGCGCCCGCCTCTACCTGGACGTCGGCTCCCACCCGGAGTACGCGACACCGGAGTGCGACTCGGTGACCGACCTGGTGGCCCACGACCGGGCCGGCGAGCGGATCCTGGAGGGCCTGCTCGTCGACGCGGAGAAGCGGCTGCACGACGAGGGCATCGCGGGCGAGATCTATCTGTTCAAGAACAACACCGACTCGGCCGGCAACTCGTACGGCTGCCACGAGAACTACCTGGTGTCCCGGCACGGTGAGTTCGGCCGGCTGGCCGACGTGCTGATCCCGTTCCTGGTCACCCGGCAGTTGATCTGTGGCGCGGGCAAGGTGTTGCAGACTCCGCGCGGCGCGGTCTACTGCCTGTCGCAGCGGGCGGAGCACATCTGGGAGGGCGTCTCCTCGGCGACCACCCGCAGCCGTCCGATCATCAACACCCGCGACGAGCCGCACGCGGACGCGGAGCGCTACCGCCGGCTGCACGTCATCGTCGGCGACTCGAACATGAACGAGGTCACCACGCTGCTGAAGGTCGGCACGGCCGACATCGTGCTGCGGATGATCGAGGCGGGCGTGGTCATGCGGGACCTGACGCTGGAGAACCCGATCCGGGCGATCCGCGAGGTGTCGCACGACATCACCGGCCGGCGCAAGGTCCGCCTGGCGTCCGGCAAGGAGGTCTCGGCGCTGGAGATCCAGCAGGAATACCTGGCCAAGGCGACGGAGTTCGTGGAGCGCCGGGGCGGCGACCAGACCGCCAAGCGGGTGGTGGACCTGTGGGCGCGGGTGCTGCGCGCGGTGGAGACCGGTGACCTGGATCCGGTGGCGCGGGAGATCGACTGGGTCAGCAAGCTGAAGCTGATCGAGCGTTACCAGCGCAAGCACGACCTGCCGCTGTCGCACCCGCGGGTGGCGCAGATGGATCTGGCCTATCACGACCTGCGGCGCGGCCGGGGCCTGTACGGGCTGCTGGAGCGCCGGGGCGAGGTGGACCGGGTGGCGACCGACCCGGAGATCTTCGAGGCGAAGGAGACGCCCCCGCAGACCACCCGGGCGCGGCTGCGCGGCGAGTTCATCCGGCACGCGCAGGAGAAGCGGCGTGACTTCACCGTCGACTGGGTGCACCTGAAGCTGAACGACCAGGCGCAGCGCACGGTGCTCTGCAAGGACCCGTTCCGGGCCTACGACGAGCGGGTGGAACGGCTGATCGCGAGCATGTGA
- the prcA gene encoding proteasome subunit alpha — MAMQFYASPEQIMRDRSELARKGIARGRSAVVLSYAGGVLFVAENLSSTLHKVSEIYDRIGFAAVGRYNEFENLRRAGVRMADLNGLSYDRRDVNGLALANAYAQTLGAIFTEQSKPFEVEICVAEVGATAEDDSLYRVTYDGSVNDEPGRMAMGGQSEAIAGVLKNEHRPEMSLSEAVRAAMKALSSVGGDGGAARTIAANQLEVAVLDRARVGRTFRRITGAALSALLDGDAEGDVAPAPGRAKTPTVPTEEAKKPTTSAGSADLEGNPEGKTGE, encoded by the coding sequence GTGGCCATGCAGTTCTACGCCTCGCCCGAGCAGATCATGCGCGACCGCTCCGAGCTGGCCCGCAAGGGCATCGCCCGGGGCCGCAGCGCGGTGGTCCTGAGCTATGCCGGCGGCGTGCTCTTCGTCGCCGAGAACCTGTCCAGCACCCTGCACAAGGTCAGCGAGATCTACGACCGGATCGGCTTCGCCGCCGTCGGGCGCTACAACGAGTTCGAGAACCTGCGCCGCGCGGGCGTGCGGATGGCCGACCTCAACGGCCTCAGCTACGACCGCCGGGACGTGAACGGCCTGGCGCTGGCGAACGCGTACGCGCAGACGCTGGGTGCCATCTTCACCGAGCAGTCGAAGCCGTTCGAGGTGGAGATCTGCGTGGCCGAGGTGGGCGCCACGGCCGAGGACGACTCGCTCTACCGGGTGACCTACGACGGTTCGGTCAACGACGAACCGGGCCGGATGGCGATGGGCGGCCAGTCCGAGGCGATCGCCGGGGTGCTGAAGAACGAGCACCGCCCGGAGATGTCGCTGTCCGAGGCGGTTCGCGCCGCGATGAAGGCGCTGAGCAGCGTCGGCGGTGACGGCGGGGCGGCCCGCACGATCGCCGCCAACCAGCTCGAGGTGGCGGTCCTGGACCGGGCCCGGGTGGGCCGGACGTTCCGACGGATCACCGGGGCGGCGCTGTCGGCGTTGCTGGACGGCGACGCGGAGGGCGACGTGGCTCCGGCGCCGGGGCGGGCGAAGACGCCGACGGTGCCGACCGAGGAGGCGAAGAAGCCGACCACCTCGGCCGGGTCCGCCGACCTGGAGGGCAACCCGGAGGGCAAGACCGGCGAGTGA
- the prcB gene encoding proteasome subunit beta, with protein MAAGFDPSGRLPDVFTNAGTSSFTTFLSKAAPEMLPGRRPLPPGMAADLAPHATTIVAISAAGGVVLAGDRRATMGNLIAQRDIEKVHPADAYSLVGIAGTAGIGIELMRLFQVELEHYEKIEGAMLSLDGKANRLASMIRGNLGAAMQGLAVVPLFAGFDLAASDPARAGRIFSFDVTGGPYEETGYDAIGSGSLFAKSALKKRFRAGLSIDDATRLAVEALYDAADDDTATGGPDLTRRIYPVVMTATADGTHRLTDAETAAIAEGVVSGRMENPGG; from the coding sequence GTGGCAGCGGGTTTTGATCCATCCGGGCGTCTTCCAGATGTGTTCACCAACGCGGGGACGTCCTCCTTCACCACATTCCTGAGCAAGGCGGCTCCCGAGATGCTGCCCGGCCGTCGGCCGCTGCCGCCGGGCATGGCGGCCGACCTGGCGCCGCACGCGACCACGATCGTGGCCATCTCGGCCGCCGGCGGCGTGGTCCTGGCCGGCGACCGCCGCGCCACCATGGGCAACCTGATCGCCCAGCGCGACATCGAGAAGGTGCACCCGGCCGACGCCTACTCGCTGGTCGGCATCGCCGGCACGGCCGGCATCGGCATCGAGCTGATGCGACTGTTCCAGGTGGAGCTGGAGCACTACGAGAAGATCGAGGGCGCGATGCTCTCGCTCGACGGCAAGGCCAACCGGCTGGCCTCGATGATCCGCGGCAACCTGGGCGCCGCCATGCAGGGCCTGGCGGTGGTCCCGCTGTTCGCCGGCTTCGACCTGGCCGCGAGCGACCCGGCGCGGGCCGGCCGGATCTTCAGCTTCGACGTGACCGGTGGCCCCTACGAGGAGACCGGCTACGACGCGATCGGCTCCGGCTCGCTGTTCGCCAAGTCCGCGCTGAAGAAGCGCTTCCGGGCGGGCCTGTCGATCGACGACGCCACGCGGCTGGCCGTCGAGGCGCTCTACGACGCGGCGGACGACGACACCGCCACCGGCGGCCCCGACCTGACCCGGCGGATCTACCCGGTCGTGATGACCGCGACGGCCGACGGCACGCACCGCCTGACCGACGCCGAGACGGCGGCGATCGCGGAGGGCGTGGTGTCCGGCCGGATGGAGAACCCGGGCGGCTGA
- a CDS encoding ubiquitin-like protein Pup gives MAAQEGGQTQSGKSHEEVEEVTAQANPEVAERHAEITEDVDDLLDEIDSVLEENAEEFVRGYVQKGGQ, from the coding sequence ATGGCGGCACAAGAGGGTGGGCAGACCCAGTCCGGCAAGTCCCACGAGGAGGTCGAGGAGGTCACCGCTCAGGCCAACCCCGAGGTGGCCGAGCGGCACGCCGAGATCACCGAGGACGTCGACGACCTGCTCGACGAGATCGACTCCGTCCTGGAGGAGAACGCCGAGGAGTTCGTCAGGGGCTATGTGCAAAAAGGGGGCCAGTGA
- the dop gene encoding depupylase/deamidase Dop, with amino-acid sequence MSVRRIMGTEVEYGISVPGQAGANPMVTSSQVVNAYGARPELNRGGRARWDYEEESPLRDARGFTYSGAAYDPAEALADEDLGLANVILTNGARLYVDHAHPEYSTPEVTTPLDVVRWDKAGERVMAEASRRAATIPGTHPIHLYKNNTDNKGASYGSHENYLMRRQTPFADIVAYLTPFFVTRQIVCGAGRVGIGQDGGQSGFQISQRADFFEVEVGLETTLKRPIINTRDEPHADADKYRRLHVIIGDANLSEISTFLKVGTTSLILAMIEEKALGADLGIADPVGELRAVSHDPSLKHLMRMRDGRRLTALDVQWAYLDRVRSFVDDRYGADVDAQTADVLDRWESVLDRLGRDAFECADELDWVAKLRLLEGYREREKLGWGSHKLQLVDLQYSDVRPEKGLYHRLVQRGSMKTLLTDEQTRTAMTEPPEDTRAYFRGRCLAQYASEVVAASWDSVIFDVGRESLVRVPMMEPERGTRAHVGQLFDRCESAKDLLELLTGG; translated from the coding sequence ATGAGCGTCAGACGGATCATGGGCACCGAGGTCGAGTACGGCATCTCCGTGCCCGGCCAGGCCGGAGCCAACCCGATGGTCACCTCGTCCCAGGTGGTCAACGCCTACGGAGCACGACCGGAACTCAACCGGGGCGGCCGGGCACGCTGGGACTACGAGGAGGAGTCGCCGCTGCGCGACGCCCGCGGGTTCACCTACTCCGGGGCGGCGTACGACCCGGCCGAGGCGCTCGCCGACGAGGATCTCGGGCTGGCCAACGTGATACTCACCAACGGCGCCCGGCTCTACGTCGACCACGCCCACCCCGAATACTCCACCCCCGAGGTGACCACGCCGCTCGACGTGGTGCGCTGGGACAAGGCGGGGGAGCGGGTGATGGCCGAGGCGTCCCGGCGGGCCGCCACCATTCCGGGCACCCACCCCATCCACCTCTACAAGAACAACACCGACAACAAGGGCGCCAGCTACGGCTCCCACGAGAACTACCTGATGCGCCGGCAGACGCCGTTCGCCGACATCGTGGCGTACCTGACGCCGTTCTTCGTCACCCGGCAGATCGTCTGCGGCGCGGGCCGCGTCGGCATCGGCCAGGACGGCGGCCAGAGCGGCTTCCAGATCTCCCAGCGCGCCGACTTCTTCGAGGTCGAGGTCGGGTTGGAGACCACGCTCAAGCGGCCCATCATCAACACCCGCGACGAGCCGCACGCGGACGCCGACAAATACCGACGCCTGCACGTCATCATCGGCGACGCCAACCTCTCCGAGATCTCCACCTTCCTGAAGGTCGGCACCACCTCGCTGATCCTCGCCATGATCGAGGAGAAGGCGCTCGGCGCGGACCTGGGCATCGCCGACCCGGTCGGCGAGCTGCGCGCGGTCAGCCACGACCCGTCGTTGAAGCACCTCATGCGGATGCGCGACGGCCGCCGGCTGACCGCGCTGGACGTGCAGTGGGCCTACCTGGACCGGGTCCGTTCCTTCGTGGACGACCGTTACGGCGCCGACGTGGACGCGCAGACCGCCGACGTCCTCGACCGCTGGGAGAGCGTGCTGGACCGGCTCGGCCGCGACGCGTTCGAGTGCGCCGACGAGTTGGACTGGGTGGCCAAGCTGCGGCTCTTGGAGGGCTACCGGGAGCGGGAGAAGCTCGGGTGGGGCTCGCACAAGCTGCAACTGGTCGACCTGCAGTATTCCGACGTGCGGCCGGAGAAGGGCCTCTACCACCGGCTGGTCCAGCGCGGGTCGATGAAGACGCTGCTCACCGACGAGCAGACCCGGACCGCGATGACCGAGCCGCCGGAGGACACCCGGGCCTACTTCCGCGGCCGCTGCCTGGCGCAGTACGCCTCCGAGGTGGTCGCCGCGAGCTGGGACTCGGTCATCTTCGACGTGGGTCGGGAGTCGCTGGTGCGGGTGCCGATGATGGAGCCGGAGCGGGGCACCCGGGCGCACGTCGGGCAGCTCTTCGACCGGTGCGAGAGTGCCAAGGATCTGCTGGAGTTGCTCACCGGCGGGTGA
- the arc gene encoding proteasome ATPase, whose amino-acid sequence MARSDDADSRAARWEKEAHDLSTQVAFLQEELALVRRKLTESPRHVRQLEERLAATQAQLARLNENNERLVSTLKEARAQIVTLKEEIDRLAQPPSGYGVFLAKHDDGTVDVFTGGRKLRVAVSPSLEVDELSRGQEVLLNDALNIVDAFGFERVGEVVMLKEILAGPDGAPGDRALVVSHSDEERIVHLAETLIGSAIRAGDSLMIEPRSAYAYERIPKSEVEELVLEEVPDVDYEDIGGLQSQIEQIRDAVELPFLHADLFREHQLRPPKGILLYGPPGCGKTLIAKAVANSLAKKIAEREGKERHTSFFLNIKGPELLNKYVGETERHIRLIFQRAREKAGEGTPVIVFFDEMDSIFRTRGSGVSSDVENTIVPQLLSEIDGVEGLENVIVIGASNREDMIDPAILRPGRLDVKIKIERPDAEAAKDIFSKYVLSELPLHADDLAEHGSDPQATVAAMIDAVVLRMYSETEENRFLEVTYANGDKEVLYFKDFNSGAMIQNIVDRGKKMAIKEFLTSGRKGLRLQHLLDACVDEFRENEDLPNTTNPDDWARISGKKGERIVYIRTLVSGGKGAEAGRSIETASNTGQYL is encoded by the coding sequence GTGGCACGCAGCGACGACGCGGACTCGCGCGCCGCACGGTGGGAGAAGGAAGCCCACGATCTCTCCACGCAGGTCGCGTTCCTGCAAGAGGAACTCGCTCTGGTGCGACGCAAGTTGACCGAAAGCCCCCGACACGTCCGGCAGCTCGAAGAGCGGCTGGCCGCCACCCAGGCGCAGTTGGCACGGCTGAACGAGAACAACGAGCGGCTCGTGAGCACCCTCAAGGAGGCTCGCGCGCAGATCGTGACGCTCAAGGAGGAGATCGACCGACTCGCCCAGCCGCCGAGCGGCTACGGCGTCTTCCTGGCGAAGCACGACGACGGCACGGTGGACGTGTTCACCGGCGGGCGCAAGCTCCGCGTCGCCGTATCGCCCTCGCTGGAGGTCGACGAGCTGAGCCGTGGCCAGGAGGTGCTGCTCAACGACGCGCTCAACATCGTCGACGCGTTCGGTTTCGAACGGGTCGGCGAGGTGGTGATGCTCAAGGAGATCCTCGCGGGTCCCGACGGCGCTCCGGGTGACCGGGCGCTCGTGGTGTCCCACTCCGACGAGGAACGGATCGTGCACCTCGCCGAGACCCTGATCGGCAGCGCGATCCGGGCCGGCGACTCGCTCATGATCGAGCCCCGCTCGGCGTACGCGTACGAGCGGATCCCGAAGAGCGAGGTCGAGGAGCTGGTCCTGGAGGAGGTGCCCGACGTCGACTACGAGGACATCGGTGGCCTCCAGTCGCAGATCGAGCAGATCCGCGACGCGGTGGAGCTGCCCTTCCTGCACGCCGACCTGTTCCGCGAGCACCAGCTCCGGCCGCCGAAGGGCATCCTGCTCTACGGCCCGCCCGGCTGCGGCAAGACGCTGATCGCCAAGGCGGTGGCCAACTCGCTCGCCAAGAAGATCGCCGAGCGCGAGGGGAAGGAGCGGCACACCAGCTTCTTCCTCAACATCAAGGGCCCCGAGCTGCTCAACAAGTACGTCGGCGAGACCGAGCGGCACATCCGGCTGATCTTCCAGCGAGCCCGGGAGAAGGCCGGCGAGGGCACCCCGGTGATCGTGTTCTTCGACGAGATGGACTCGATCTTCCGCACCCGTGGCTCCGGCGTCTCCTCCGACGTGGAGAACACCATCGTCCCGCAGTTGCTCAGCGAGATCGACGGCGTGGAGGGCCTGGAGAACGTCATCGTCATCGGCGCCTCCAACCGGGAAGACATGATCGACCCGGCGATCCTGCGGCCGGGCCGGCTCGACGTGAAGATCAAGATCGAGCGGCCGGACGCCGAGGCGGCCAAGGACATCTTCTCCAAGTACGTCCTCTCCGAACTGCCGCTGCACGCCGACGACCTGGCCGAACACGGCAGCGACCCGCAGGCCACCGTGGCCGCGATGATCGACGCCGTGGTCCTGCGGATGTACTCGGAGACCGAGGAGAACCGATTCCTCGAGGTCACCTACGCCAACGGCGACAAGGAAGTCCTCTACTTCAAGGACTTCAACTCCGGCGCGATGATCCAGAACATCGTCGACCGGGGCAAGAAGATGGCCATCAAGGAGTTCCTCACCTCCGGGCGCAAGGGGCTGCGGCTGCAGCACCTGCTCGACGCGTGCGTCGACGAGTTCCGGGAGAACGAGGACCTGCCCAACACCACCAACCCCGACGACTGGGCGCGCATCTCCGGCAAGAAGGGCGAGCGGATCGTCTACATCCGCACGCTCGTCTCCGGCGGCAAGGGCGCCGAGGCCGGTCGGTCCATCGAGACCGCCAGCAACACCGGCCAGTACCTCTGA
- a CDS encoding ferredoxin: protein MTDVATDQLQVWVDQELCTGDGLCVQYAPEVFEFDVDGLAYVKGADGELRQAPGARVDVPEHLRLEVIDSAKECPGECIHVVRGSDGVEVAGPEADD from the coding sequence GTGACCGACGTCGCGACCGACCAGTTGCAGGTCTGGGTGGACCAGGAACTCTGCACGGGTGACGGCCTGTGCGTGCAGTACGCGCCGGAGGTCTTCGAGTTCGACGTCGACGGCCTGGCGTACGTCAAGGGCGCCGACGGCGAGCTGCGGCAGGCCCCGGGCGCCCGGGTGGACGTGCCGGAGCACCTGCGCCTCGAGGTGATCGACTCGGCGAAGGAGTGCCCGGGCGAGTGCATCCACGTGGTGCGCGGCAGCGACGGCGTCGAGGTGGCCGGCCCGGAGGCCGACGACTGA